Part of the Apis mellifera strain DH4 linkage group LG16, Amel_HAv3.1, whole genome shotgun sequence genome, tataataataataataaaataaaacttttatacatatgtaacatattttttattttttatcactcataattttatatgtttttaaaaaacatgaaatagaatctttaataaaaatcacgaaAATTAACTTACAATAGTTTCAAACGTATGATTATGTCATTaatggattatttataatacgagaaaaatattgaatattcaaaaaataatatcataatgaaatgctagcaaaaaattaataacattatagaagcaaattttaaatcaataatcgtttatataattatatcataaataaacatagcacatataaaatataaaatatcagtaactaaaataaatttattgaaggttaggttcaattaaaatacttgCCTCTTTGTTTACGTTCTCTGGGAAATCCGAACATCGGATCAAATGTTGGTTTTTCCGAATCCGGAAAAGGATCTGAACTTATCGCTTTTTGTAATGTATTacccattttattaatataaaattattgtcgaAAAAATAACATAGAATCAAGAGAGTGCGAATAACGCACAATACCGACCTCTGGTGAtactatattatgtaatttaacataaacaaataatttatataaaatataaattttcttaatcatttttataacattattaaaaaaattaatcgtttacaaatttttatatgtataaaaaacatttatgaaacttttattatatatatatttattaaaaataatattgttttacatGAGAAAGGAATTCACACATAaaacaattatctttttaatcatGAAGTTTATTGAAATCTCActgaaataaacatatatatatatatattaaaaataaaaaatttataattatgataaatattatttttaaagaatcgcTTCAGGCCAATTagggaatttaataattttattttttgaaatatttttttttaaatgtatttgtgTAGCACATACTTTCTTATCAGCTTTTTTTAGTTTCAACAAGCTCTTTTTAGTTTCatctatgatatataatcaaatacttacttataataatagaaaaaatttttcttgttgtatttaaaattgaaaaatgtaaaataattcaatcatcCTCTTCTTCCATTGCTTCAGGCATTGTATTTCCTATAATAATAaccatcaaatattttcataatttaaaagataataaatatattacgtaaattttaattattttgtattataccATTTTGTAATCTATCTTCACTAGGCATATGTCCTGCTTGAAGTAATTTGCTAAGACGCTGCACTTCTTCAAGGGAAGAAGCATTTGTAATAGCTTccctaattttatttcgttcttcTGGAGTTGTTAATGGTTTGTCTATAGATGTACCAGAATTTTGTGTTTTTACTTTCTTTGCTATTTCACGAAccatttcttttcctcttttactTCTAAAATATGCAACTGCAGCTTCACGTTCTTTCATCTTGATTTTTCGGAAATCTAAAAGTCTCAATTGTGGAAATCTATATACAACATATTGTCTATATTGAGGCTTTGCGGAAACTGGATTTTGTAGCAAACACAgattagttaaattttttaattgtgtgAGTGGTTCTAAATCACCAAGTTCTTGAATCATATTTCCAGTTAACATAAGAGTTTCCAAATTTGGAATACAATGTTCCAATCCTTCTCCAATTCTAACAatccgattattattaaaaaaaagagttttaatcctttttaataaaggaaatccatctaattttcttatatcattATCAGAAAAATCAATAGTGTCAAATTGatcctgaaaaatttttgtatactatgctctaattatttttatttaatttttttataaatagtaataattaaatatatataaatagtaaaaaataaaaattcattaaatattattctaaaatactAACCAAAGTTGCGCCCAAGTTTTCAATTGTAGGTATTTTATATcctgcaataaaaaattacaaaaaaattaaaaatataatgataatttttaggtTATATTTTGTCAATATTCATACAAACCTCTGAGATCCAATTCGCGATCTTTTACAGGATTAATATATTGCATAGATTGTTGAATTAAATCTGGCGTTAATTTTaccattatttaataatattgtttatagaaTTACTAGTAAACAAAATTGTTCCAAAGGTTAACCTAtttgtatcaatattatttcgaagattTATGATTTCCTATGGAGCTATCGTTTTTATGTAGCATTAGTAAACTTAACTTTATACAATACACAGTTCAGGAGAACCAagcaaataataagaaaaagagatagaataaaaattgtaatagcGCCATCTTTTGAATATCAAAAACATGTTTGTAAAAGcagaataagataaaataagaattaacaaTTGACGCCATCTATGttgaaatgattgaaaatatctttttaaaatggcATTgacttttaattcttattttatcttgtttttaaagaaatgtttttaatactCAATAGATGACgttaattatcaattcttatctctatccttctcttattatttgctCTTTTTGTCTGTTCGtgcgatatttttcatttgcgACATTTTAGAGATGGTATAAttgttatgatatttattttatctttatccttctctcattatttgtttttcttatctataattactttacaaatttatactttcaaaagatgatttctaatttttacttgagaatacaattttttaattaaataagaatattaataaaaacattgataaaatcatgaattattattaaaagaaaaattgaaatcatttataattgttaattttttactttaatacatataatttaaaaatttatgtattatataaaaattaaaaattaaaaattaaaaattataacaaacaaAAAGCAAAGAAacatactatttatatattaatttaaatattttttaaatatttttattattatttattaatttttaaatattttttttatagtaaaaaattaatttttttttctgaatttttatatacttatatatatgttgattatatttgtcatttgaagtaatataatttgtatattaaaatgcaTATTCAATATGACATTTGGTATCaaagtacaaatattttaaaatgttcattttatattataaatttttattaatttaaattatataaaaagaataaaaaaaaatatactacgtcatacatattttgttttttagtaAATCTAGTtacaaataaaagtaataaaaagttttacaaaaaaatttcaattttttttttacaacataaatattattgacgcAATATATCAAGAACTGTTTATGAATGAACTGGAACGAGTTTATCTCAAAAATGTTCATGCAAGGTTGAAACATTGTCCTATATATAGAACTTTTACTttgttatctattattttgtaGGTTATAAGCTTAGCGCATAATAGAATTctacttaaaattaaagattttgatttttatttattttgtttgccaagaaaaaatattgaaaattgatatttcgttAATCATAGAAACtgcaaaaattcttttgttttcatttttttcctaataattattatttacaagaaaaacattaattaataatagtgtGAATACTATATATGATatgttttctattaatatattctctaATGTGGAAATGTTTTTAGTAAGTGAAATCATTACATATCATTTGtttgcattttattataaaatcgaaagatttaattaatcgatgacGATTTTGCTGATTtactattttactattttatttaaattattcatctattgttttatctttatgtttatgcttaaatttctttttctatttttattatttcacttttaatttcagtaattcttcgataataaaattctaataactttataatataatactcaaataaaaatgatttaaattatatttgaaaatcttttgataaaaaatataaaattttgaatttaattttaaataaaataaaatacttgtaaataactatatattaatattaaaattaactttaagaTATATCAGAATATCCAaccaaatgaatttaattattgttgggATATATAAATTGGTGCGCTATTGTGGTGAATTAGTGaatcttttgtttctttcttattatctaACCAATATGGCGTTGTGTTGTACACGTGCAAGTGCggcatgtatataaaataaatatatctgttaaataaataattttttaaatttaacctttatatataaattttattaaatataataaattataataatataatataatataatataatcttatcaaTCGttgaatatatcattaattaatgaattaaaatacattatgctccttattataatatagaaaaaagaaatacatataaattttctataattaaaaaaataattaaaatatatcatttttaatctcatttttttttgtaataatcattaaaaaaatttcaaatatttgcaaataaaataatattttataaatatataaaatttcgtgaTTCCTGCTTCTTGTATCAAAACATACTATAACCTGCAAGTGAGTAATCGATGAGATCAGTATGTGCAGattcgtaaataaatatcaattattcaaaaaacttGTTGAACAAGATTTtcttgaatgaatatttttcgctTATATTTCAAACAGATGATACAAACTTGTAAATTAACTTTACAgtctttaagaataaaattatttaaaaatattataattgacatatgaatgaaaaatgaatatttaagatttcttgacaaatatatattattaataaagattgtaggaaaaatatttaataatattttttaatttttataagaaagcaattttaaaattggtttgttttaaattatttacttgtaacaaattaattatttatataaaataattaaaattatatataaaagaatatataaatgtataaaagaatgatcaaaaatgaaaacaaaaaaatatacaatgtatGAATAGATGTAAATATCacataatgaagaaaatatataattgcagatatttaaattcaaaatcaaattgaaattataaattatataaatatttcatttaaaattgaatattcaaatactaagaaattattagtattcagatctagataataatttaacctaataaaaatattttgatgtatatctttctaattgattaaaaatccaaatattttatattaatattaaaatttatattataagtattatatatatatatatatatatatatatatatatatatttggacatttgaatttcaatttaataaattttttaattctaagtaTTCTGTAAAGAAAACAATAACCAATTTGGCATATTACAAAGATATGAAAGGAACAGATTACACAAAAATACATTATGATatagaaaagagaagatagattaatttttattaaaaacaacagTCAAGTTgctatatatatgcattattaaatattaaaatattaaaatcataattcatCAATTCATAATGTCACATTATGAAATAtagtatctaatatataaatatattaatataatataattatattattatatatcattaattaatataatataaatatattaattttgtacaatgtgtaaaaatcgtttataatatatactatatgcaataaaaacaaaaagttctaatataatgtataatttagtTATTGTTTTTTcgatgtgaaaaattttttttccattatcatTTCCTATcacatcaatatttaatattggatataaaagattcaaatatatactatatgtaataaaaacaaaaagttcTAATATGATGTATAATTTAGTTATTGTTTTTtcgataatgtataatttagtTATTGTTTGTTtgaatgtgaaaaattttttttccatcatttccaattacattaatatttaatattgcatataaaaaattcacatatttcttgcttaattattaatcagctcgatttacaatttcgaaatgtgcgcaataaatttatgatttcaaGTTTCGATTTCATTcgtcaatttgaatttattgaataaaaaatttcatttataaatttgttataattaaaatttttttttgattaataaaaattaatgaaagaaaaaaatgaatatttaaagtttaaatatatatttttttaataatatatctaaataatagttataaacaattaatatta contains:
- the LOC412064 gene encoding probable U2 small nuclear ribonucleoprotein A' produces the protein MVKLTPDLIQQSMQYINPVKDRELDLRGYKIPTIENLGATLDQFDTIDFSDNDIRKLDGFPLLKRIKTLFFNNNRIVRIGEGLEHCIPNLETLMLTGNMIQELGDLEPLTQLKNLTNLCLLQNPVSAKPQYRQYVVYRFPQLRLLDFRKIKMKEREAAVAYFRSKRGKEMVREIAKKVKTQNSGTSIDKPLTTPEERNKIREAITNASSLEEVQRLSKLLQAGHMPSEDRLQNGNTMPEAMEEEDD